The genomic region GCACAACAAATGTGTTtatgaaaattaaaataatattcttaAAATAATTAACCAAATAATAGCAAAAATTTTACATTAACAAATAAATATCCCTCTTACattatttttttttgagaaaagtgtATAACATCATTACAAAGTTCACTTTGAAAATGAGTTTGATAAAGTACTATCTTAGAGAAAAATGAATAAGATTCCTTACAATACGATAATACACAAAGTGGGATTTATCCCACATTTGATGGTTAAGTAGTGGTGTTGTTATTGTGGCCATCATGGTCCAAACTTCCATTGGGCCATTGTTGATCCAATGTTCTTGCATGTATGAATCTCAACATTGATGTTGATGCCATTCATGATAAGTGACTTAGTACCTGTGTTCATGCCTATGTTCCATAGCCTTGTTGGGTTTGTCTATTCATGGGCTCTTTGGCCCTATTGGGCTACCATGCTCACAAGTGTTGATAGTTATGTGTTCATACAAAGGATAAGGTCTCTCAATTATGACCTCACCTAATCTAAGATAGGCTAAATATCCTAGACTAATCGATAAAAAAAAGTATGTTAGGCAAATTTCTAACCCATATTAAATTACCAATAACTTACTTTACAGCAAAATGATAAGGCTTATTTATTACATAAAAACTCtgaatgaaaaaataaaattgcaaaCACCTTCGTTCAAAAATTTTCCTTTAAACGAAGTTCTTGCAATCATCTCCAATCAAAAGTCCTACCTCCATTCAAAGGTCAAGCTTTATTTGAAAGTGATACttacatcaccttcgaacaaaatAATGCCTTTGATCAAAGGATAGCTTTGACTGAAGTTGTTATGTTTTTTTAAAGAACTTTAAAAGCCCTAGACagttattttttcattttgggCCTACAGTTTGAAAGTACAGAGAATAAAATTGTCACACAGGCTAGCTCAGCTCACACAACTTCAGCTCCCATCGTAGCTCAATCTTCATGTGAATGTGCCACATTTCCAGGTTGGTCTTCATAAATACTAAGAATTTTCTATAAGCTGATCTTCATAAACCCTTGAATGGATCTATCTATATGAGCTTGTGCATGAGAATCAACATAAAAATTATCCATGAAATCTCTATCAACATGTTTATGATCCATAGAAAGAGGATCTTGTTCATGATGTGCACAACATGTTTATGATCCATAGAAAGAGGATCTTGTCCATGATGTGCATAGATAAAGGTACTATAGGAAATGAAACTTGAGATTCTTTAGGATTTTGATCTTCCTGAACTCTATAATGAGAATGTTCAAAAGTAGCTTCTTAGTTCTCAAGCCTATTTGAACCAAAGATGATGTAGTTATATTAGTAATAGACTCTTCCCTTACCCTACTCTTAGGGGTAATAAACTCTATCTCCTTCTTAACTTCAGGCACTAAGGAGAGAGAGATGGGAGGTTTAGGTGAGGGCATGCTGGGTTGAGAAATTGGAGTCGAATGCACCATGCTTGGACTTGTGTACGCATGGTGACTACTCATTGGCAGGACAATATTCTCCATTACCAATGGTAGATTTACTTGATGCACCGACCTCAAATTGAGTAGGCCTAGGGACTGGTATATTTACTTGATTCAACGACGTCAAATTGAGTAGGCCTAGGGACTGGTATATAGTATAACCCGGGGCTTCCACAAATCAGGTGGTCATTGTAGGGgctgaggtcacagcctcatgagCGGCAGAAACTATCACTCTTGTTGTTGGTGGCATATCACCTTCCTCAGTTGATCGTATGGCTTCAGCCATTCTTATCTACTCAACTCTCTTTTTCTATGACAAGAAATATACATATGGGGGGTATCTACCTTCCTTTTCCCTGCTCGCTTATCTTCTTTAGAGCATGTGATTTCTACCCCTTGTCTCTTGAGATTCTGAGCAAAGTGGGTACTCCATATTATTTAAGTGAATTCTATAACCTTTTTGAAATATCTTGTAGGGAAGTAACATCGGGTTCAGACCAATTGGATCAGAAAGGGTTTGATAAAATATTCATTCTGACTTATATACCGATTCGATGACATTCTCATCATCTTCTATAATTTGTTGTGGGACCTCTATAACTCTGAGAGTCTTGATCTATTATAGAGTCAACCTATGGTAATGCCTCATTCTTACTTCATGGTCATCTTGGCAATCAGCCCAATAATCCTCTAAATGAGGTTCAGGTTTCCAGTTCTGTAGATGTGTTGCTCAATTATATTATAAGGATCATAGTTAGCCCTTAGATTTAACATGTTCAACTTTTCATCTATTTCTCTGGTAGATTTAACATGTTCAACTTTGCATCTATTTCTCTGGTAGCTTTACACATCCTCAATTTATTGCATCAAACATTTGATGTAATTACAGAGATTTCCATGAAAATTCGAGCAACATGGCCTTACTTTTTAGGTACCTCGAAAGCATGTATAGGCAACCTGAATATCCTTCAATTCGGATATAAGAGAATTTTGGGAATTGTATGTAGTAGCTCCCATGAGGGTTAATGGCATGTTGGGCATCAACTAAGATTCAACTAAGATTCTTTTAGCTTTATCCTCTTCCATCAATCTGACCAATCTCATACTGAATGCATCACTCAATCTTCGGTAATATTTGAAAGATTCTATCAACTCCAACCGGGGATAGTGTTGATAGACCACCTTTTGACCTAAGTTATTGCCCAAAACTTCAACCTTGTTTAAACCATTATTGTGTACTTTAACAATACAAGAATACGTGACATAGGATGTCATTTACAAATTCCCTTTTGGAATGAATTGGGTTTTTTATCAGTGTTACTCATTGCTAATTGCTTGCAACCAATGTATGGGGTAACCTTTAACATAGATAAGCTTCATCACTCCATACATCTATGACTAAAATTTTCCTACCTTAGGAAGTCTAGCAATTTTACTAAGTAGGGTTATGATATCTTTTATCTCTTGAGTGGGGGTGTCGTTCTTACATGTCTGTGAACCTTCAACTCTTGCAACAATGATAGAGGAACATAAAATTGATGTTATTTAAAGAGGAACAAAGCGTTCAAGGTATGATAAACTATAAAACAccataaaaaatatagaaaaacaagACCAACTCTTATTTTAGAAAAGGTAATGTGTAATCAAGAGGACAAAATACAAAACCTCAAAGAACTCCTCCTATTTCATTAGTTATTTAACAAGATCGACATTGTTAggagtttttttattttcttatattaTTCAAATGATAATGTGATGCTTTATCTCTGTGTTAGGTTTATCCACAtcttattacatttttattttatttttttacaatatagtttcaaatatttttatagtattactttttattttcattttcattttcatcataCTTTCCATCTTGTCTCCCTTATCTGATACAAAAAACATTCACATTCATTTACAGAAAATGTAAAAATAGAAAATCTAACATATTGcaacatttttttttctaattttttaaaaataaatttataacttGATGATGAAATGCTTTGATatcaaaataaaatcctaaaaCAATAAAAAGCAACCCAAATTATTATTATATCTTCTCAAACATATTACCTTTATTAAATATACAACAACATTACAATAATGTCTACCATTCATATTAAGCATATTTGGAGCAAATGCATTATGAAACTAGAATCTCTTATTTCATTTCTGGAACAAATACATTTTAATAAATGAACTAGGGATCAACTGAGCAATCTATGACTGAAACCAACTTTATTATATAATTCATTGCATAACTATACTATTTCTATTGTTGATCTAGACGAAACTACAATCCCTTAGCATGGTCATAATGAGGAGCACCAACCCAACCACCACTCCCACCTCCTCTGCCAACAGGACCACCTTGCCATGGGCTTGGAGCACCACCTCGACCACCAGGACTACCTTGCCATGGGCCTGGAGCACCACTTGGGCCACCATGTCCACCACTACCACCATGCCATGGGCCATGATGAGGATCACGACCCCAACCACCGGGCCCACCTCGCCATGGAGCATGATGAGGAGCACCACCCCAACCACCAggtccacctccaccaccaccacgtCCCCATGGACCAGGAACCCAACCTCCCCAATGGTCATCATGCCCACCATTGTGATCTTTCACTTCTGCCACCGCGCCGTCCATCAGGGTCCATACAAATAGAAGGCCAACCAAAACATAGCATTTTACCTTCGTACGAGACGCCATTACTATCTCCCAAACATCCACAGATAAAGCAACCAGCTT from Cryptomeria japonica chromosome 3, Sugi_1.0, whole genome shotgun sequence harbors:
- the LOC131874095 gene encoding WW domain-containing protein C660.06-like, which translates into the protein MASRTKVKCYVLVGLLFVWTLMDGAVAEVKDHNGGHDDHWGGWVPGPWGRGGGGGGPGGWGGAPHHAPWRGGPGGWGRDPHHGPWHGGSGGHGGPSGAPGPWQGSPGGRGGAPSPWQGGPVGRGGGSGGWVGAPHYDHAKGL